The following proteins are co-located in the Maridesulfovibrio sp. genome:
- a CDS encoding LysE family translocator encodes MQENFWAFLIFVIVMTGTPGPGNIASMALGQAVGFRRSIPFLSGVIIGGTTMDILAAIGLAELFLAYPQVSAVLKVGGLIYILYLAWKVLNMHAGSSGKPKAFKFVEGLALHPLNPKHYAMTVSAFAQFADPSADRFTEILIFVGTFTCGAAFFHSMWCFAGESFMKMLRSPMVRHTVNISMVVLMVGATAYALYQ; translated from the coding sequence ATGCAAGAAAATTTCTGGGCTTTCCTCATATTTGTCATTGTCATGACCGGAACACCGGGACCTGGCAACATCGCATCCATGGCCCTTGGGCAGGCCGTAGGCTTTAGACGTTCAATCCCATTCCTTTCGGGCGTGATAATTGGCGGTACAACCATGGACATTCTGGCAGCAATCGGTCTGGCGGAACTGTTTCTGGCTTACCCGCAGGTGTCCGCTGTTCTTAAGGTTGGAGGCCTGATCTATATCCTCTATCTTGCATGGAAGGTCCTGAACATGCATGCCGGTTCGTCAGGTAAACCCAAGGCATTCAAATTCGTGGAAGGACTGGCCTTACACCCGCTTAACCCGAAACATTATGCTATGACCGTCTCAGCCTTTGCCCAATTCGCCGACCCAAGTGCAGACAGATTTACGGAAATACTTATATTCGTGGGAACCTTCACCTGCGGAGCCGCTTTCTTTCACTCCATGTGGTGCTTTGCAGGTGAATCTTTCATGAAAATGCTGCGCTCTCCCATGGTGCGTCATACTGTGAATATTTCCATGGTCGTACTCATGGTCGGAGCCACGGCCTATGCTCTTTATCAATAA
- a CDS encoding PLP-dependent aminotransferase family protein — MTKWIPELEESTRPKFKRLADAIERDVYSGKLSPGDKLPTHRDLADDLKMNVSTVTRGYAEAEKRGLVCGTVGRGTFIASDAITSSSMVSFEPHAPGMIELGMVNTFYDLDPDIQEGMKRLTRRRNLNAFLRYTDPQGLPEHREVGAEWAKRYHLETTAGNVLVCSGAQHALNCCLSSLFRAGDRIATDALIYPGMKTLANMLGIRLVPVPMDDQGMIPEQLDRICRREHINGVSLMPGVQNPTSACMPLERREQIAMIACNHDLTIIEDDAYALTVESDLPPVSSFAPERSVFIAGVSKSIAVGLRVAFMVAQGERFKQLAQAILNTVWMTPPLNAELLCQWIQDGTADITVKLKRQAARRRFEAVKDLLGGMGLGVNPSGFFLWLSLPEPWRGYMVEQRTREAGLNVFGAEKFAVGGDPVPANIRLSLSGPKDIEQLRKGLGILKGILDGRDSFKEAIQEGLDGERIPHEEVIKSIKKIGYDVS; from the coding sequence ATGACAAAATGGATACCTGAACTGGAAGAAAGTACGCGTCCAAAATTCAAGCGTTTGGCTGATGCCATTGAACGGGATGTTTATTCCGGAAAACTAAGTCCCGGAGATAAGCTTCCTACTCATCGTGATCTTGCTGATGATCTGAAGATGAACGTGAGCACGGTGACCCGCGGTTATGCCGAGGCTGAAAAAAGGGGCCTTGTATGCGGTACCGTTGGGCGGGGAACCTTCATTGCTTCTGACGCGATCACGTCATCATCAATGGTAAGCTTCGAGCCGCACGCGCCGGGTATGATTGAGCTGGGCATGGTCAATACCTTCTATGACCTGGACCCTGACATTCAAGAGGGCATGAAGCGGCTGACCCGCCGCCGCAATCTGAATGCCTTTTTACGCTATACAGATCCGCAGGGATTGCCGGAACATCGTGAGGTAGGGGCAGAGTGGGCAAAACGGTATCATCTGGAAACAACAGCCGGAAATGTGCTTGTGTGTTCCGGTGCCCAGCATGCACTGAATTGTTGCCTGAGCAGCCTGTTTCGGGCCGGAGATCGTATTGCTACCGATGCTCTCATTTATCCGGGCATGAAAACCCTTGCCAATATGCTTGGTATCAGGCTGGTTCCTGTGCCGATGGATGATCAGGGCATGATTCCTGAACAGCTGGACAGGATTTGTCGGCGGGAACATATCAATGGTGTTTCGCTCATGCCCGGTGTTCAAAATCCAACTTCAGCCTGCATGCCCCTTGAGCGGCGGGAGCAGATAGCCATGATCGCCTGCAACCATGACCTGACTATAATTGAAGATGATGCTTATGCTCTGACCGTGGAAAGCGATCTGCCTCCGGTATCATCATTTGCCCCGGAGCGGAGCGTCTTCATTGCCGGGGTTTCCAAATCCATTGCCGTTGGTTTACGGGTTGCATTTATGGTCGCTCAGGGCGAGCGTTTCAAGCAGTTGGCCCAAGCTATTCTCAATACAGTGTGGATGACCCCGCCTCTAAATGCGGAACTTCTTTGCCAGTGGATTCAGGACGGGACAGCAGATATCACCGTCAAGCTCAAACGTCAGGCAGCGCGTCGCCGTTTTGAAGCAGTTAAGGACCTGCTGGGAGGTATGGGATTGGGCGTAAACCCTTCGGGATTCTTCCTCTGGCTCTCCCTTCCCGAACCATGGAGAGGGTATATGGTCGAGCAACGCACCCGCGAAGCGGGATTGAATGTCTTTGGAGCTGAGAAATTCGCTGTTGGCGGCGATCCGGTTCCGGCCAATATCAGGCTTTCACTGAGCGGGCCCAAGGATATTGAACAGTTAAGGAAGGGGCTTGGGATATTAAAGGGTATTCTGGATGGCAGGGATTCTTTCAAAGAGGCTATTCAAGAAGGTTTGGATGGGGAACGGATTCCCCACGAAGAAGTGATCAAATCCATAAAAAAAATTGGGTATGATGTTAGCTAA
- a CDS encoding 4Fe-4S dicluster domain-containing protein, with amino-acid sequence MGHIIGKDIYRQLGDKVDGTTVRMPWSDSIREMLKALYSPAEAELIVRMPYRPSSLERISKLTGMDERSLRPMLESMCHKGLVCDLWEQDRYLYMISPFVIGFFEFTMMRTKGELDSAKWAELFNNYMFGDKSFFEANFGNDEQISIMRALPHEGTIRNVDHVEVLDYEKASVMVEQQDRFAVSLCSCRHEKMHLGEQKCGIDLETCTSMGDAADFLIRNNFAREISRAEMDDIMARSREMGFTLTTDNVRENAGFFCHCCGCCCNLMNGIKYSGYPGIIVSSTFIAGIELTDCNGCGKCARACPIDAISIHKEDVSGAEKPRRFAEINKDICLGCGVCALKCPTGALQMDKREQRVIHPEDSFERVILQSLERGTLQNLIFDNPNSRSEDFMRSLLGGFLKLSPVKKVLVGDTLRSRFLSALRKATS; translated from the coding sequence ATGGGACACATCATCGGAAAAGATATCTATCGTCAGCTGGGTGACAAAGTGGACGGAACCACCGTGCGTATGCCGTGGTCCGATTCCATACGTGAAATGCTTAAGGCTCTTTATTCTCCTGCGGAAGCGGAGCTTATTGTACGCATGCCTTACCGCCCTTCTTCTCTTGAACGGATTTCAAAGCTGACCGGCATGGACGAGCGTTCGTTGCGTCCCATGCTTGAATCCATGTGTCATAAAGGTCTGGTTTGCGATCTCTGGGAGCAGGATCGTTATCTATATATGATCAGTCCCTTTGTGATCGGTTTTTTTGAATTCACCATGATGCGCACCAAGGGTGAACTTGATTCCGCAAAATGGGCCGAGCTGTTCAACAATTACATGTTCGGTGACAAGTCATTTTTCGAGGCCAATTTCGGTAATGATGAGCAGATTTCCATCATGCGCGCCCTTCCTCATGAAGGGACTATCCGCAATGTGGATCATGTGGAAGTGCTCGATTATGAAAAAGCTTCCGTGATGGTAGAGCAGCAGGACCGTTTTGCGGTCAGTCTTTGTTCCTGCCGCCATGAAAAGATGCACCTTGGTGAGCAGAAGTGCGGTATCGACCTTGAAACCTGCACCTCCATGGGCGATGCTGCTGATTTTCTGATCCGCAATAATTTTGCCCGTGAGATTTCCCGCGCTGAAATGGATGATATTATGGCCCGTTCAAGGGAAATGGGTTTTACCCTGACCACTGATAATGTCCGTGAGAACGCCGGGTTCTTCTGCCACTGCTGCGGATGCTGCTGCAACTTGATGAACGGGATAAAGTATTCAGGTTATCCGGGAATTATTGTTTCATCTACCTTTATTGCCGGGATTGAGCTTACTGATTGCAACGGTTGCGGTAAATGCGCACGGGCCTGTCCCATTGATGCCATCTCCATACATAAGGAAGATGTTTCCGGAGCGGAAAAGCCGCGTCGTTTTGCTGAAATCAATAAGGACATCTGTCTCGGCTGCGGTGTTTGCGCGCTTAAATGCCCCACTGGTGCTTTACAGATGGATAAGCGCGAACAACGGGTCATCCATCCAGAAGACAGTTTTGAACGGGTCATCTTGCAATCCCTTGAACGCGGCACTCTACAGAATCTTATCTTTGATAATCCAAACAGCCGTAGCGAAGACTTTATGCGCTCGCTTCTGGGTGGATTCCTTAAACTTTCCCCGGTTAAAAAGGTATTGGTGGGTGATACCCTGCGTTCCCGCTTCCTGAGTGCTTTACGCAAAGCCACTTCTTAA
- a CDS encoding GAF domain-containing protein: MGVTRLYKAIFEITRAVNSSLEPEKVLNSIAEKVATEMELKGCFIRLLDRKGETLLADASYGLSERYEKKGPVEVSKSRLDQEVLDGKIVTIADVRKDDRFQYPEEAAKEGLCSLVVLPLTARGEKVIGVLRVYSAELREFSEEELDFLKCVADLSGLALENARMYSALKRASELANDYIYRVDDL; this comes from the coding sequence ATGGGTGTAACCAGACTCTACAAAGCAATTTTCGAAATCACCAGAGCTGTTAACTCCAGTCTGGAGCCGGAAAAAGTTCTGAACAGCATTGCCGAAAAAGTGGCAACTGAAATGGAACTGAAAGGTTGTTTTATCAGACTTCTTGATCGCAAGGGTGAAACTCTGCTGGCAGATGCATCCTACGGTCTGAGCGAACGTTACGAAAAGAAAGGTCCTGTTGAGGTTTCCAAGAGCCGTTTGGACCAGGAAGTTCTTGATGGTAAAATCGTAACCATCGCTGATGTAAGAAAAGATGACCGCTTCCAGTATCCTGAAGAAGCAGCAAAAGAAGGTCTCTGCTCTCTCGTAGTTCTTCCCCTCACCGCACGTGGTGAAAAAGTGATCGGCGTTCTGCGCGTATACTCAGCTGAACTCCGTGAATTTTCTGAAGAAGAACTGGACTTCCTCAAGTGCGTTGCCGACCTTTCCGGTCTCGCTCTTGAAAATGCCCGCATGTACAGCGCCCTTAAGCGTGCAAGCGAACTGGCAAACGATTACATCTACCGCGTCGACGATTTGTAA
- the gap gene encoding type I glyceraldehyde-3-phosphate dehydrogenase gives MSKVKVGINGFGRIGRQVLKTIWHRHRDTIDVVAINDLFDIETNAALFARDTNYGKFPAEVKVEGTTMFVGSDYTIKNFAERDPRQIPWGECGVDVVIECTGIFRTGPTAAQHLEGGAKKVVISAPAKEEDITVVMGVNHKDYDPAKHTIISNASCTTNCLAPIVKTMHEKFGIEKGVMTTVHAYTNDQRILDQPHKDLRRARAAACNMIPTSTGAAKAVALVIPEMAGRFEGYSVRVPTPTVSLVDFVAVLKKDTTTEELKATLKAASEGELKGIMGYSEAPLVSSDFLADPHSGIVEADFTVVQGGNLAKVYAWYDNEWGYSCRLADLIDYMAKCGI, from the coding sequence ATGAGCAAAGTAAAAGTAGGTATTAACGGTTTCGGCCGTATCGGCCGTCAGGTTCTGAAAACTATTTGGCACAGACATCGCGACACTATCGATGTTGTAGCCATCAACGACCTTTTCGATATCGAAACAAACGCAGCTCTCTTTGCCAGAGATACCAACTACGGTAAGTTCCCTGCAGAAGTAAAAGTAGAAGGCACCACCATGTTCGTCGGTTCCGACTACACCATCAAGAACTTCGCAGAGCGTGATCCCCGCCAGATTCCCTGGGGTGAGTGCGGTGTTGATGTTGTAATCGAGTGTACCGGTATTTTCAGAACCGGTCCTACTGCAGCGCAGCACCTTGAAGGCGGCGCCAAAAAGGTTGTTATCTCCGCTCCTGCAAAGGAAGAGGACATCACCGTTGTAATGGGTGTTAACCACAAGGATTACGATCCTGCAAAGCACACCATTATCTCCAACGCTTCTTGTACCACCAACTGCCTCGCGCCTATCGTTAAGACCATGCACGAGAAGTTCGGTATTGAGAAAGGTGTGATGACCACTGTTCACGCATACACCAACGACCAGCGTATCCTCGACCAGCCCCATAAGGACCTGCGTCGTGCCCGCGCTGCTGCTTGCAACATGATCCCCACCTCCACCGGTGCGGCTAAAGCTGTTGCTCTGGTAATCCCCGAAATGGCAGGCCGTTTCGAAGGTTATTCCGTGCGTGTTCCCACACCCACCGTATCCCTTGTTGACTTCGTTGCAGTGCTCAAAAAAGACACCACCACCGAAGAACTCAAGGCTACCCTGAAAGCAGCTTCCGAAGGCGAACTCAAGGGTATCATGGGCTACTCCGAAGCTCCCCTTGTTTCCTCCGACTTCCTCGCCGATCCCCACTCCGGTATCGTCGAAGCGGACTTCACCGTTGTACAGGGCGGTAACCTTGCCAAGGTTTACGCATGGTACGATAACGAATGGGGTTACTCCTGCCGTCTGGCCGACCTGATCGACTACATGGCAAAATGCGGTATCTAA